A stretch of Vannielia litorea DNA encodes these proteins:
- a CDS encoding YceI family protein, with protein MDTTKTDLATLQPGTYRLDQAHSSLIFAVDHIGISIFRASFDSFTATLEMDPADPGTAKLSATIDVASLDIPTPEPEGFRAMLTTAPWFDLTNHPEIILVSTAIRLTGEKAAEVEAVLTINGTSAPITMSVTALGGWVGNQYDPNARIGFHAEGRFSRSAVGFDVGLPPPGTTMGVADEVSFSVDAEFTGPPWEG; from the coding sequence ATGGACACCACCAAGACCGATCTCGCCACGCTTCAACCCGGCACCTACAGGCTGGACCAGGCCCATTCGAGCCTGATCTTTGCGGTGGATCACATCGGGATCTCGATCTTTCGGGCGAGCTTCGACAGCTTCACGGCCACGCTGGAGATGGACCCGGCGGACCCTGGCACGGCGAAGCTCTCCGCCACGATCGACGTGGCCTCGCTCGACATTCCGACGCCGGAGCCTGAGGGGTTCAGGGCGATGCTGACCACCGCGCCCTGGTTCGACCTGACCAATCATCCGGAGATCATCCTGGTGAGCACGGCAATTCGCCTCACCGGGGAGAAGGCGGCGGAGGTGGAAGCGGTGCTCACGATCAACGGCACCTCCGCCCCGATCACCATGTCTGTCACCGCCCTGGGAGGCTGGGTTGGCAACCAGTACGACCCCAACGCGCGGATCGGCTTTCATGCGGAGGGACGTTTCAGCCGTTCGGCGGTGGGCTTCGACGTGGGGCTGCCGCCGCCGGGCACGACGATGGGCGTGGCCGACGAGGTGAGCTTCTCGGTCGATGCGGAGTTCACCGGGCCGCCCTGGGAGGGCTGA
- a CDS encoding PaaI family thioesterase: MTDAPASPAPPPDFIALDVLSPVDAAMGPWFVRENADGSRTVGFRVEARHLNVNGVCHGGVTATFADILARVFNETYSGTPGKAPLVGKMATITLDIDYLGPGHPGAWIEATPEVVKRTGKMLFTQALITDGESPVARCKAIYRLFQQKGGTD, translated from the coding sequence ATGACAGACGCCCCCGCCAGCCCGGCCCCGCCGCCCGATTTCATCGCGCTCGACGTGCTCTCGCCGGTCGACGCGGCGATGGGGCCGTGGTTCGTGCGAGAAAACGCGGATGGCTCGCGGACCGTGGGCTTTCGGGTCGAAGCGCGGCACCTCAACGTGAATGGCGTCTGCCATGGCGGGGTCACGGCGACCTTTGCCGATATCCTCGCCCGCGTCTTCAACGAGACCTATAGCGGTACGCCGGGCAAGGCCCCGCTTGTGGGCAAGATGGCGACGATCACGCTGGATATCGACTATCTCGGCCCCGGCCATCCCGGCGCCTGGATCGAGGCGACCCCGGAGGTGGTGAAGCGCACCGGCAAGATGCTGTTCACCCAGGCGCTGATCACCGATGGCGAGAGCCCGGTGGCGCGGTGCAAGGCGATCTACCGGCTGTTCCAACAAAAAGGCGGAACCGACTGA
- a CDS encoding DUF1428 domain-containing protein encodes MAYVQGFLLAVPQENKAKYKKMAEEALEMFKGYGCIGMQENWGVDVPDGKVTSFPMATKMEEGEVCVFSWVIWPDKETCDKAAEQMTKDMEGQEMPEMPFDGMRMMWGGFEPLVAWGEGSVR; translated from the coding sequence ATGGCATATGTTCAAGGGTTCCTGCTCGCCGTGCCGCAGGAAAACAAGGCGAAATACAAGAAGATGGCCGAGGAGGCGCTGGAGATGTTCAAGGGCTACGGCTGCATCGGGATGCAGGAGAACTGGGGCGTCGACGTGCCCGATGGCAAAGTGACGAGCTTTCCGATGGCGACCAAGATGGAGGAGGGTGAGGTGTGCGTGTTCTCTTGGGTGATCTGGCCGGACAAGGAGACTTGCGACAAGGCGGCGGAGCAGATGACCAAGGACATGGAGGGCCAAGAGATGCCCGAAATGCCCTTTGACGGGATGCGGATGATGTGGGGCGGGTTCGAGCCGCTGGTGGCCTGGGGCGAGGGCTCGGTGCGATGA
- a CDS encoding response regulator, whose translation MNSATSEGFADGIARELPYLRRYSRALTGSQKSGDAYAAATLEAMLEDPDLGDRSRSPRVALFRAFHAIWTSSGAPVEAAEGDSFLAAQAQRHMAPLTPGTREALLLYTIEQFSYAQIGQITDSTEEEAEEMVATAQEEMARSIMGKVMIIEDEAIIAMDLETVVGQMGHRVTGVARTHKGAVQLAKQERPDMILADIQLADNSSGVEAVNEILGEFGEMPVIFITAFPERLLTGEKPEPVFLITKPYTEEQVRLAVSQAMFFASTVTLVA comes from the coding sequence ATGAACAGTGCAACCTCCGAAGGCTTTGCTGACGGTATCGCGCGTGAACTCCCCTATCTTCGTCGCTATTCGAGGGCCCTGACAGGGAGCCAGAAATCGGGCGACGCCTATGCCGCCGCCACGCTGGAGGCGATGCTGGAGGATCCGGATCTCGGGGATCGCTCGCGCAGCCCGCGCGTGGCGCTCTTCCGCGCCTTTCACGCCATCTGGACAAGTTCCGGCGCGCCCGTCGAGGCCGCCGAGGGCGACAGTTTCCTCGCCGCGCAGGCCCAGCGCCACATGGCCCCCCTGACCCCCGGCACCCGCGAGGCCCTGCTGCTCTACACGATCGAGCAGTTCTCCTATGCCCAGATCGGCCAGATTACAGACTCCACCGAGGAGGAGGCCGAGGAGATGGTCGCCACCGCGCAGGAAGAGATGGCCCGCTCGATCATGGGCAAGGTGATGATCATCGAGGACGAGGCAATCATCGCCATGGACCTCGAAACCGTCGTTGGCCAGATGGGCCACCGCGTGACCGGCGTCGCCCGCACCCACAAGGGTGCCGTGCAGCTGGCCAAGCAGGAACGCCCCGACATGATCCTGGCCGACATCCAGCTGGCCGACAACTCGTCGGGCGTGGAGGCAGTCAACGAGATCCTCGGCGAGTTCGGCGAGATGCCGGTGATCTTCATCACCGCCTTCCCCGAGCGCCTGCTGACCGGCGAAAAGCCGGAGCCGGTGTTCCTCATCACCAAGCCCTATACCGAAGAGCAGGTGCGCCTCGCCGTAAGCCAGGCCATGTTCTTCGCCTCCACGGTGACCCTCGTCGCCTGA